A genomic stretch from Mesoplodon densirostris isolate mMesDen1 chromosome 3, mMesDen1 primary haplotype, whole genome shotgun sequence includes:
- the LOC132486583 gene encoding zinc finger protein 14-like: protein MDSVTFEDVSVKFTTEEWALLDLSQKKLYRDVMQETFKNLTSIGEKWEDPDTEDQYANHGTNLSSHMVERLCKNKEGSQYGETFSQISNHNQKKKTGIKLCEFSVCGRVFMRDSSFNRHMTSRTTPKPREYQEYEEKPYKCKECGKAFKHRQSRHTHEKIHTGEKPYDCKKCGKSFKLRQSIRRHERIHTGEKPYECKRCGKAFRYHHNFQKHERTHTGEKPYRCKHCGKALSSLRYCRIHEITHTGEKPYKCKQCGKAFNCPSYFIKHERTHSGLKPYECKQCGKAFSCASYIRRHERTHTGEKPYECKKCGKTFSCSSSFRKHERTHTGEKPYECKQCGKAFSYSRSFRSHERRHSGEKPYKCKNCGKAFSCPNSCRKHERTHSGQKPYVCKECGKAFSSLAKFQRHMMKHTGDGPYKCKDCGKVFDCPNYFRCHERTHSGEKPYKCKECGKAFSFLCCRQIHEKSHTGERPYECKQCGKAFTYLSSIRKHKRTHTGEKPYECKECGKAFIYPSNVQRHLITHTGDGPCKCKDCGKGFDCPSSLQAHKNTHTGEKPYQCKTCSKAFSCPSSFQNHEKTHNGE, encoded by the exons ATG GATTCAGTGACCTTTGAGGATGTGAGTGTGAAGTTCACCACAGAGGAGTGGGCTCTGCTGGATCTATCCCAGAAGAAACTCTACAGAGATGTGATGCAGGAAACCTTTAAGAACTTGACCTCAATAG GAGAAAAATGGGAAGACCCTGATACTGAAGATCAGTATGCAAATCATGGGACAAATCTAAG CAGTCATATGGTAGAGAGACTCTGTAAAAATAAAGAAGGTAGTCAGTATGGGGAAACATTTAGCCAAATTTCAAAtcataatcagaaaaagaaaactggaataaaaCTATGTGAATTCAGTGTATGTGGACGAGTCTTCATGCGTGATTCATCCTTTAATAGGCACATGACATCTCGCACTACACCCAAACCACGTGAGTATCAGGAATATGAGGAGAAGCCATATAAATgcaaggaatgtgggaaagccttcaagCATCGTCAATCCAGACATACTCATGAGAAGATTcacactggggagaaaccctATGATTGTAAGAAATGTGGGAAGTCCTTCAAGCTTCGCCAGTCTATTCGAAGGCATGAAAGgattcacactggagagaagccctatgAGTGTAAAAGATGTGGAAAAGCCTTCAGATATCACCACAACTTTCAAAAACATGAACgaactcatactggagagaaaccctatagaTGTAAGCACTGTGGTAAAGCCCTCAGTTCTCTCAGATACTGTCGAATTCATGAAATAAcgcacactggagagaaaccttataaatGTAAGCAATGTGGTAAAGCTTTCAATTGTCCTAGTTACTTTATAAAACATGAGAGAACTCATAGTGGATTGAAACCATATGAATGCAAGCAGTGTGGTAAAGCCTTCAGTTGTGCCAGTTACATTCGAAGACATGAAAGGACACATACGGGAGAAAAGCCCTATGAATGTAAAAAATGTGGTAAAACCTTTAGTTGTTCAAGTTCCTTTCGAAAGCATGAGAgaactcatactggagagaaaccctatgaatgtaagcaATGTGGTAAAGCCTTCAGTTATTCCAGATCCTTTCGAAGTCATGAAAGGagacacagtggagaaaagccctataaatgtaaaaattgtggtaaagCTTTCAGTTGTCCAAATTCCTGTCGAAAACATGAGAGGACTCATTCTGGACAGAAACCCTATgtatgtaaggaatgtgggaaagccttcagttCTCTTGCCAAATTTCAAAGACACATGATGAAGCATACTGGAGATGGACCTTATAAATGTAAAGACTGTGGGAAAGTCTTTGATTGTCCCAATTACTTTCGTTGTCATGAAAGGACTCACAGTGGAGAAAAGCCATATAAGTGTAAGGAATGTGGTAAGGCCTTCAGTTTTCTATGTTGTCgtcaaatacatgaaaaaagtcATACTGGGGAGAGGCCCTATGAATGTAAGCAATGTGGTAAAGCCTTCACTTATCTCAGTTCCATTCGAAAACACAAAAgaactcatactggagagaaaccctatgaatgtaaggaatgtggaaagGCCTTTATTTATCCCTCAAATGTTCAAAGACACTTGATAACGCATACTGGTGATGGACCTTGCAAATGTAAGGATTGTGGGAAAGGCTTTGATTGTCCTAGTTCTTTACAAGCACATAAAAAcactcacactggagagaaaccctatcaaTGTAAAACTTGTAGTAAAGCCTTCAGTTGTCCCAGTTCTTTTCAAAACCATGAAAAAACTCATAATGGAGAATAG